A genomic window from Antedon mediterranea chromosome 4, ecAntMedi1.1, whole genome shotgun sequence includes:
- the LOC140047442 gene encoding oxaloacetate tautomerase fahd2, mitochondrial-like: MFSLLIKHSVKVLCRPNVQCVSFQTRQFNEKMRFVQFASDNGKESVGVELENGGDVVDLLASGKLQCGNMVEFIKGGQHNLDIAKSIISSGQNVVKRSSIHLLAPITNPEKVLCVGMNYVDHCAEQNQPVPTEPVIFNKFANCIVGPTDNIIYPDITNELDWEVELVIIIGKSCKNVKECDAMDYVFGYTVAHDVSARDWQMKRNGKQWLLGKAMDTFCPLGPAIVTKDSISDPHNLGIRCRVNKETMQDSNTTQLVFKTDAIVAYISQFMTLQAGDLILTGTPPGVGVFRKPNPIFLKRGDVVECEIDEIGTITNKVV; this comes from the exons ATGTTTTCACTGCTGATAAAACATTCAGTGAAGGTTTTGTGCAGGCCTAACGTTCAGTGTGTTTCATTTCAGACACGGCAATTTAATGAGAAAATGAGATTTGTTCAATTTGCATCAGATAATGGAAAGGAAAGCGTAGGGGTTGAATTGGAGAATGGAGGCGATGTGGTTGACTTACTGGCCAGTGGGAAGCTGCAGTGTGGGAATATGGTGGAGTTTATCAAGGGTGGCCAACATAATTTAGATATAGCTAAAAG cATAATATCGTCGGGCCAGAATGTAGTCAAGCGTAGCAGCATTCATCTTTTAGCACCGATCACAAATCCAGAGAAGGTACTATGCGTCGGTATGAATTACGTGGACCACTGTGCCGAGCAGAATCAACCCGTCCCAACTGAACCAGTAATCTTCAACAAGTTTGCGAATTGCATCGTTGGGCCTACAGATAACATCATTTATCCTGATATCACTAATGAATTAGACTGGGAAGTTGAGTTAGTAATCATTATAGGCAAAAGCTGTAAAAATGTTAAG GAGTGTGATGCAATGGACTATGTGTTTGGCTACACTGTAGCACATGATGTCAGTGCTAGAGATTGGCAGATGAAACGCAATGGAAAACAATGGTTGTTAGGCAAAGCTATGGATACATTCTGTCCACTTGGACCTGCTATTGTCACTAAAGATAGTATATCAG ATCCACACAATCTGGGAATAAGATGCAGAGTGAACAAAGAGACGATGCAGGACAGTAATACAACTCAACTAGTTTTTAAAACTGATGCAATTGTGGCATATATTTCACA GTTTATGACATTACAGGCAGGTGATTTGATTTTAACAGGCACACCACCTGGAGTTGGCGTTTTCAGGAAACCAAACCCGATATTTCTCAAG AGAGGAGATGTTGTTGAATGTGAAATTGATGAAATTGGTACAATCACAAATAAAGTTgtttaa
- the LOC140047438 gene encoding putative aminopeptidase W07G4.4: protein MAPPRLPCPVDFTSDPQDAAYDGIVLVTDSLEKLTGKLEFLKAPLETLKTVDASVGSEIVVCPLPPECKIKRVIFSPTGPLNRDYDDVRVFADAAFAGIKRALKAGVKRPLLVRAEDDSFPEALLISVLGGFYSLYVPLEIRDLNNERVSKAEKLGFLCSDSSQGARIKKWSEALESGRLVARDIGGSDPERMAAPRVKEYVQELFGGEGSSIKVEVIDDDETLLSKYPLFSAVNRCAKYVPRHKGCIIKLEYSGQGKIESTMMLVGKGVTYDTGGADIKAGGVMAGMHRDKCGAAAVAGFFQTVNLIKPIGIKVVGTMAMVRNSVGSECYVADEIITSRAQKRIRIGNTDAEGRMAMADCLCEMKEKATKEVNPQLFTIATLTGHAVLAMGPEYSIIMDNGPARKKQCAQEIQKAGEKFGDPFEISTIRREDYKFHAGKSEYEDVLQCNNQPSSRTARGHQGPGAFLILASGLDKHGIDGEIPLAYSHLDIAGSSGPFPGVPTGAPVVALAAKYLMPK from the exons ATGGCTCCACCAAG ACTTCCGTGTCCAGTAGACTTCACAAGTGATCCCCAAGATGCAGCCTATGATGGGATTGTCCTTGTCACAGACTCCTTGGAAAAACTCACAGGCAAACTAGAGTTCCTTAAAGCACCTCTGGAGACCCTCAAGACT GTTGATGCGTCTGTTGGATCAGAAATAGTTGTATGTCCTCTTCCTCCAGAATGTAAAATCAAACGGGTAATCTTTTCACCAACCGGGCCTCTCAATCGTGATTACGATGATGTCCGAGTATTTGCTGATGCAGCTTTTGCCGGTATTAAAAG AGCTTTGAAAGCAGGTGTAAAACGCCCTCTACTTGTCCGTGCTGAAGATGACAGCTTTCCAGAAGCTTTACTTATATCTGTGCTTGGTGGATTCTATTCTTTATATGTT CCTCTTGAAATTCGTGATTTGAATAATGAACGCGTCAGTAAAGCAGAAAAGCTAGGCTTCTTGTGTTCAGACAGCTCACAAGGTGCACGCATCAAGAAGTGGTCAGAAGCTCTTGAGAGTGGACG TCTTGTAGCCCGTGACATCGGAGGGTCTGACCCAGAGCGTATGGCAGCACCAAGAGTCAAGGAGTATGTACAAGAGTTATTTGGTGGTGAAGGTTCCTCTATCAAG GTTGAAGTTATTGATGACGATGAAACACTGCTTTCAAAATACCCTTTGTTTTCTGCCGTCAACCGTTGTGCTAAATACGTCCCTCGTCACAAAGGATGCATTATCAAATTAGAGTACTCTGGCCAGGGGAAAATTGAAAGCACTATGATGTTGGTGGGAAAG GGTGTGACCTATGACACCGGTGGAGCAGACATAAAGGCAGGAGGTGTTATGGCGGGTATGCATAG AGATAAGTGCGGAGCAGCTGCTGTTGCTGGATTCTTTCAGACTGTAAACCTGATCAAGCCAATCGGAATCAAGGTTGTAGGAACCATGGCAATGGTTCGCAATAGTGTAGGATCAG AATGCTATGTGGCTGATGAGATCATCACATCTCGTGCTCAAAAGAGAATTCGTATCGGCAACACCGACGCCGAAGGCCGTATGGCGATGGCAGATTGTCTTTGTGAGATGAAAGAAAAG GCCACCAAGGAAGTGAATCCTCAGCTGTTTACAATAGCTACCCTGACAGGCCATGCAGTGCTAGCCATGGGACCGGAGTATTCG attattatgGATAATGGACCAGCTCGTAAAAAACAATGCGCTCAGGAAATCCAGAAAG ctGGAGAAAAATTTGGTGATCCATTTGAAATATCAACCATTCGTAGagaa GATTACAAGTTCCATGCTGGCAAGTCTGAATATGAAGACGTTCTTCAGTGCAACAATCAACCATCATCAAGGACTGCTAGGGGACATCAAGGTCCTGGTGCTTTCCTCATCCTAGCTTCTGGTCTTGATAAG CATGGTATTGATGGTGAAATTCCACTAGCGTACTCGCACTTGGATATAGCTGGATCATCTGGACCCTTCCCAGGGGTGCCAACTGGGGCTCCTGTTGTGGCCTTGGCAGCTAAATATCTCATGCCCAAGTAA
- the LOC140047851 gene encoding dopamine receptor 2-like, whose amino-acid sequence MRSETVGTSTTINITSTEDVAPILRSSSLLYIFLIIDFITILGNLLVIVAVFRNHRLHSTTNLLIASLALADFLIGVVVLPTAISLEYSSGYWYFGRIWCDIWHAIDVFCCTASISNLCIISFDRYWAITRTMTYRFKMTKRVSCFLIAFVWVSASTISFPWLILWRKVDPPFVVNQCIFTSNSLFIFVSSLISFYLPCIIMTFIYLRIYLRIYLTVLKQQIQGILTGTKSVMTSTKKSDKHRKPVNLRIHYGGTLKKNRLTNTMKTEHKAAKVLGIVMGIFIVCWLPFFVTNVLSALCIKCIKYPGHIFPIVSWLGWLNSTVNPLIYAFVSKQFRQAFRDILFGSFCRTKSSPSSSVITTLSKGVINATFIDGDEDLKLSTYKYS is encoded by the coding sequence ATGAGATCGGAGACTGTAGGTACTTCCACAACTATTAACATAACTTCAACTGAAGATGTTGCGCCTATATTACGAAGTTCAAGTCTTCTCTAtatttttttgataatcgacTTTATAACAATATTAGGAAATCTGCTTGTTATCGTGGCAGTTTTTAGGAATCATCGGCTGCACTCAACCACTAACCTACTGATTGCTTCGTTGGCATTGGCAGATTTTCTAATTGGCGTGGTTGTCCTCCCCACCGCCATTTCATTGGAATACTCCTCTGGTTACTGGTATTTTGGCAGAATTTGGTGTGACATTTGGCATGCCATAGATGTTTTCTGTTGCACTGCATCTATATCAAACTTATGTATCATATCTTTTGATCGGTACTGGGCTATTACTAGGACGATGACTTACCGTTTTAAAATGACGAAACGCGTCAGCTGTTTTCTCATTGCGTTTGTCTGGGTTTCTGCATCTACCATTTCGTTCCCTTGGTTAATTTTATGGAGGAAAGTAGATCCGCCATTTGTTGTGAATCAATGTATATTCACAAGTAACTcgctatttatttttgtttcatcACTTATTTCGTTTTATTTGCCATGTATAATTATGACTTTCATttatttaaggatttatttaaGGATTTACTTAACAGTTTTAAAGCAGCAAATACAAGGAATTCTAACCGGTACAAAAAGTGTAATGACAAGTACAAAGAAATCGGACAAACATAGAAAACCCGTAAATTTACGAATACATTACGGAGGTACATTAAAGAAAAATAGACTAACAAACACTATGAAAACTGAACATAAAGCCGCCAAAGTGTTGGGTATCGTTATGGGTATATTCATCGTTTGTTGGCTACCATTCTTTGTAACAAACGTTTTATCAGCTCTCTGTATAAAATGCATTAAATACCCTGGGCATATCTTTCCAATAGTAAGCTGGCTTGGATGGCTTAACAGTACAGTAAACCCGTTGATATACGCATTTGTCAGCAAGCAGTTCCGTCAAGCATTCCGTGATATTCTGTTTGGTTCTTTCTGTCGAACTAAGAGTTCCCCCTCATCATCTGTAATTACCACCCTTTCGAAAGGTGTCATCAATGCTACATTTATAGATGGAGATGAAGATTTAAAATTATCAACTTACAAATATTCTTGA